A stretch of Ipomoea triloba cultivar NCNSP0323 chromosome 13, ASM357664v1 DNA encodes these proteins:
- the LOC116001028 gene encoding putative late blight resistance protein homolog R1B-16 isoform X2 has translation MSYLASTDIGEQCSRILIVSYNNLPQHLKACFLYLGVFSGHSEIPVKKLVRLWIAEGFVKKSVKDKELEEVGVGYLQDLISRSLVQIDKLKCDGQIKTCRMHHLLRVLCVRQARNEELLYVEDDGFDMCNSSSKEACSGACRWLSFRSSKPKNFDLCNRSVNKARSVLCLHNDEMPMVNDPKLVRFSLLRVLDLTSPLYNKGVYLSFQNLSNLVLLEYLAFMSNRSLGSEGLDSVLSKNQKLHTLVVWHSAAGWRPNYSLLPSTIWGLPQLRHLEFRNCFRVEPPSIVKEKLQSLYWLSIFHCTEEVISKIPNIKTLGIFCEGRLIPNNGATSLSLENLCHLNQLEALTIEAEYAIPKCISLPGINAFPCNLRKLKLSKTYLPWKDNIATIALLPRLEVLKLKMDAFYGPEWEPTEGGFQRLKFLLLENTDLKIWNAFGDEFPILEHLVLKHCENLEGIPTVFSNVTTLKSIDLERCRQALSSCAKNIQQEQLDYGNNELILLDRNPQVKRRKGSTKQRHN, from the exons AAAAAGCTTGTTAGGTTATGGATTGCCGAGGGGTTTGTGAAGAAGTCAGTGAAGGATAAGGAATTGGAAGAAGTGGGTGTTGGGTATTTACAAGACCTTATTAGTAGAAGCCTAGTCCAAATTGATAAGCTTAAATGTGATGGCCAAATCAAGACATGTAGGATGCATCATCTCCTGCGTGTACTTTGTGTGAGACAAGCAAGAAACGAAGAACTTTTGTATGTTGAAGACGATGGTTTTGATATGTGCAACAGCAGCTCCAAAGAAGCCTGCAGTGGTGCTTGTCGTTGGCTAAGTTTCAGATCATCAAAGCCTAAGAATTTTGATTTGTGCAACAGAAGCGTCAATAAAGCCCGTTCTGTTTTGTGTTTGCATAATGATGAGATGCCAATGGTGAATGATCCAAAGCTTGTAAGATTCAGCTTGTTAAGAGTTTTGGATTTGACTTCTCCTTTATACAACAAGGGAGTGTATTTGTCTTTCCAAAATCTTTCCAATCTAGTTCTTCTTGAATACCTAGCTTTTATGTCCAATCGGTCTTTGGGCTCCGAGGGTCTTGACAGTGTACTGTCTAAGAATCAAAAACTGCATACGCTTGTTGTTTGGCATAGCGCAGCTGGCTGGAGACCGAATTATTCCCTTTTGCCTTCCACAATTTGGGGGTTACCACAACTAAGGCATCTCGAGTTTAGAAATTGCTTTAGAGTAGAGCCTCCAAGCATAGTGAAAGAGAAGTTGCAAAGTTTGTATTGGCTGAGCATATTTCATTGCACAGAGGAAGTTATTTCTAAGATTCCCAACATAAAAACACTGGGGATCTTTTGTGAAGGGAGATTGATTCCTAACAATGGTGCTACCAGCTTGAGCTTGGAAAATCTATGTCATTTGAATCAACTTGAGGCTTTAACTATTGAAGCTGAGTATGCCATTCCTAAGTGTATATCTCTTCCGGGTATAAATGCATTCCCCTGTAACCTTAGGAAGCTGAAATTAAGCAAGACTTATTTGCCATGGAAGGATAATATAGCAACAATTGCCTTGTTGCCTAGACTAGAGGTGCTGAAACTAAAAATGGATGCTTTTTATGGACCTGAGTGGGAACCAACTGAAGGGGGATTCCAAAGATTAAAGTTTTTGTTGCTTGAAAATACAGATCTAAAGATTTGGAATGCTTTTGGCGATGAGTTTCCTATCCTTGAGCACTTGGTCTTGAAGCATTGTGAGAACTTGGAAGGGATCCCAACTGTTTTCTCCAATGTAACCACTCTCAAATCAATTGATTTAGAAAGGTGTAGACAAGCCCTTTCGAGTTGTGCCAAGAATATCCAACAAGAGCAGCTCGATTATGGGAATAATGAACTAATACTTCTTGACCGTAATCCTCAG GTGAAAAGGAGAAAAGGAAGCACAAAACAAAGACATAATTAA
- the LOC116001028 gene encoding putative late blight resistance protein homolog R1B-16 isoform X3 has product MSYLASTDIGEQCSRILIVSYNNLPQHLKACFLYLGVFSGHSEIPVKKLVRLWIAEGFVKKSVKDKELEEVGVGYLQDLISRSLVQIDKLKCDGQIKTCRMHHLLRVLCVRQARNEELLYVEDDGFDMCNSSSKEACSGACRWLSFRSSKPKNFDLCNRSVNKARSVLCLHNDEMPMVNDPKLVRFSLLRVLDLTSPLYNKGVYLSFQNLSNLVLLEYLAFMSNRSLGSEGLDSVLSKNQKLHTLVVWHSAAGWRPNYSLLPSTIWGLPQLRHLEFRNCFRVEPPSIVKEKLQSLYWLSIFHCTEEVISKIPNIKTLGIFCEGRLIPNNGATSLSLENLCHLNQLEALTIEAEYAIPKCISLPGINAFPCNLRKLKLSKTYLPWKDNIATIALLPRLEVLKLKMDAFYGPEWEPTEGGFQRLKFLLLENTDLKIWNAFGDEFPILEHLVLKHCENLEGIPTVFSNVTTLKSIDLERCRQALSSCAKNIQQEQLDYGNNELILLDRNPQENWKNTKMSKE; this is encoded by the exons AAAAAGCTTGTTAGGTTATGGATTGCCGAGGGGTTTGTGAAGAAGTCAGTGAAGGATAAGGAATTGGAAGAAGTGGGTGTTGGGTATTTACAAGACCTTATTAGTAGAAGCCTAGTCCAAATTGATAAGCTTAAATGTGATGGCCAAATCAAGACATGTAGGATGCATCATCTCCTGCGTGTACTTTGTGTGAGACAAGCAAGAAACGAAGAACTTTTGTATGTTGAAGACGATGGTTTTGATATGTGCAACAGCAGCTCCAAAGAAGCCTGCAGTGGTGCTTGTCGTTGGCTAAGTTTCAGATCATCAAAGCCTAAGAATTTTGATTTGTGCAACAGAAGCGTCAATAAAGCCCGTTCTGTTTTGTGTTTGCATAATGATGAGATGCCAATGGTGAATGATCCAAAGCTTGTAAGATTCAGCTTGTTAAGAGTTTTGGATTTGACTTCTCCTTTATACAACAAGGGAGTGTATTTGTCTTTCCAAAATCTTTCCAATCTAGTTCTTCTTGAATACCTAGCTTTTATGTCCAATCGGTCTTTGGGCTCCGAGGGTCTTGACAGTGTACTGTCTAAGAATCAAAAACTGCATACGCTTGTTGTTTGGCATAGCGCAGCTGGCTGGAGACCGAATTATTCCCTTTTGCCTTCCACAATTTGGGGGTTACCACAACTAAGGCATCTCGAGTTTAGAAATTGCTTTAGAGTAGAGCCTCCAAGCATAGTGAAAGAGAAGTTGCAAAGTTTGTATTGGCTGAGCATATTTCATTGCACAGAGGAAGTTATTTCTAAGATTCCCAACATAAAAACACTGGGGATCTTTTGTGAAGGGAGATTGATTCCTAACAATGGTGCTACCAGCTTGAGCTTGGAAAATCTATGTCATTTGAATCAACTTGAGGCTTTAACTATTGAAGCTGAGTATGCCATTCCTAAGTGTATATCTCTTCCGGGTATAAATGCATTCCCCTGTAACCTTAGGAAGCTGAAATTAAGCAAGACTTATTTGCCATGGAAGGATAATATAGCAACAATTGCCTTGTTGCCTAGACTAGAGGTGCTGAAACTAAAAATGGATGCTTTTTATGGACCTGAGTGGGAACCAACTGAAGGGGGATTCCAAAGATTAAAGTTTTTGTTGCTTGAAAATACAGATCTAAAGATTTGGAATGCTTTTGGCGATGAGTTTCCTATCCTTGAGCACTTGGTCTTGAAGCATTGTGAGAACTTGGAAGGGATCCCAACTGTTTTCTCCAATGTAACCACTCTCAAATCAATTGATTTAGAAAGGTGTAGACAAGCCCTTTCGAGTTGTGCCAAGAATATCCAACAAGAGCAGCTCGATTATGGGAATAATGAACTAATACTTCTTGACCGTAATCCTCAG gaaaattggaaaaatacGAAAATGAGCAAGGAATAA
- the LOC116001028 gene encoding putative late blight resistance protein homolog R1B-16 isoform X1 has protein sequence MSYLASTDIGEQCSRILIVSYNNLPQHLKACFLYLGVFSGHSEIPVKKLVRLWIAEGFVKKSVKDKELEEVGVGYLQDLISRSLVQIDKLKCDGQIKTCRMHHLLRVLCVRQARNEELLYVEDDGFDMCNSSSKEACSGACRWLSFRSSKPKNFDLCNRSVNKARSVLCLHNDEMPMVNDPKLVRFSLLRVLDLTSPLYNKGVYLSFQNLSNLVLLEYLAFMSNRSLGSEGLDSVLSKNQKLHTLVVWHSAAGWRPNYSLLPSTIWGLPQLRHLEFRNCFRVEPPSIVKEKLQSLYWLSIFHCTEEVISKIPNIKTLGIFCEGRLIPNNGATSLSLENLCHLNQLEALTIEAEYAIPKCISLPGINAFPCNLRKLKLSKTYLPWKDNIATIALLPRLEVLKLKMDAFYGPEWEPTEGGFQRLKFLLLENTDLKIWNAFGDEFPILEHLVLKHCENLEGIPTVFSNVTTLKSIDLERCRQALSSCAKNIQQEQLDYGNNELILLDRNPQFSLLIKSRSLKQLASYGDLWHLNE, from the exons AAAAAGCTTGTTAGGTTATGGATTGCCGAGGGGTTTGTGAAGAAGTCAGTGAAGGATAAGGAATTGGAAGAAGTGGGTGTTGGGTATTTACAAGACCTTATTAGTAGAAGCCTAGTCCAAATTGATAAGCTTAAATGTGATGGCCAAATCAAGACATGTAGGATGCATCATCTCCTGCGTGTACTTTGTGTGAGACAAGCAAGAAACGAAGAACTTTTGTATGTTGAAGACGATGGTTTTGATATGTGCAACAGCAGCTCCAAAGAAGCCTGCAGTGGTGCTTGTCGTTGGCTAAGTTTCAGATCATCAAAGCCTAAGAATTTTGATTTGTGCAACAGAAGCGTCAATAAAGCCCGTTCTGTTTTGTGTTTGCATAATGATGAGATGCCAATGGTGAATGATCCAAAGCTTGTAAGATTCAGCTTGTTAAGAGTTTTGGATTTGACTTCTCCTTTATACAACAAGGGAGTGTATTTGTCTTTCCAAAATCTTTCCAATCTAGTTCTTCTTGAATACCTAGCTTTTATGTCCAATCGGTCTTTGGGCTCCGAGGGTCTTGACAGTGTACTGTCTAAGAATCAAAAACTGCATACGCTTGTTGTTTGGCATAGCGCAGCTGGCTGGAGACCGAATTATTCCCTTTTGCCTTCCACAATTTGGGGGTTACCACAACTAAGGCATCTCGAGTTTAGAAATTGCTTTAGAGTAGAGCCTCCAAGCATAGTGAAAGAGAAGTTGCAAAGTTTGTATTGGCTGAGCATATTTCATTGCACAGAGGAAGTTATTTCTAAGATTCCCAACATAAAAACACTGGGGATCTTTTGTGAAGGGAGATTGATTCCTAACAATGGTGCTACCAGCTTGAGCTTGGAAAATCTATGTCATTTGAATCAACTTGAGGCTTTAACTATTGAAGCTGAGTATGCCATTCCTAAGTGTATATCTCTTCCGGGTATAAATGCATTCCCCTGTAACCTTAGGAAGCTGAAATTAAGCAAGACTTATTTGCCATGGAAGGATAATATAGCAACAATTGCCTTGTTGCCTAGACTAGAGGTGCTGAAACTAAAAATGGATGCTTTTTATGGACCTGAGTGGGAACCAACTGAAGGGGGATTCCAAAGATTAAAGTTTTTGTTGCTTGAAAATACAGATCTAAAGATTTGGAATGCTTTTGGCGATGAGTTTCCTATCCTTGAGCACTTGGTCTTGAAGCATTGTGAGAACTTGGAAGGGATCCCAACTGTTTTCTCCAATGTAACCACTCTCAAATCAATTGATTTAGAAAGGTGTAGACAAGCCCTTTCGAGTTGTGCCAAGAATATCCAACAAGAGCAGCTCGATTATGGGAATAATGAACTAATACTTCTTGACCGTAATCCTCAG ttttctctATTGATTAAAAGCAGATCACTCAAGCAACTTGCATCTTATGGAGATCTCTGGCATCTAAATGAGTGA
- the LOC116001028 gene encoding putative late blight resistance protein homolog R1A-3 isoform X4, translated as MSYLASTDIGEQCSRILILVRLWIAEGFVKKSVKDKELEEVGVGYLQDLISRSLVQIDKLKCDGQIKTCRMHHLLRVLCVRQARNEELLYVEDDGFDMCNSSSKEACSGACRWLSFRSSKPKNFDLCNRSVNKARSVLCLHNDEMPMVNDPKLVRFSLLRVLDLTSPLYNKGVYLSFQNLSNLVLLEYLAFMSNRSLGSEGLDSVLSKNQKLHTLVVWHSAAGWRPNYSLLPSTIWGLPQLRHLEFRNCFRVEPPSIVKEKLQSLYWLSIFHCTEEVISKIPNIKTLGIFCEGRLIPNNGATSLSLENLCHLNQLEALTIEAEYAIPKCISLPGINAFPCNLRKLKLSKTYLPWKDNIATIALLPRLEVLKLKMDAFYGPEWEPTEGGFQRLKFLLLENTDLKIWNAFGDEFPILEHLVLKHCENLEGIPTVFSNVTTLKSIDLERCRQALSSCAKNIQQEQLDYGNNELILLDRNPQFSLLIKSRSLKQLASYGDLWHLNE; from the exons CTTGTTAGGTTATGGATTGCCGAGGGGTTTGTGAAGAAGTCAGTGAAGGATAAGGAATTGGAAGAAGTGGGTGTTGGGTATTTACAAGACCTTATTAGTAGAAGCCTAGTCCAAATTGATAAGCTTAAATGTGATGGCCAAATCAAGACATGTAGGATGCATCATCTCCTGCGTGTACTTTGTGTGAGACAAGCAAGAAACGAAGAACTTTTGTATGTTGAAGACGATGGTTTTGATATGTGCAACAGCAGCTCCAAAGAAGCCTGCAGTGGTGCTTGTCGTTGGCTAAGTTTCAGATCATCAAAGCCTAAGAATTTTGATTTGTGCAACAGAAGCGTCAATAAAGCCCGTTCTGTTTTGTGTTTGCATAATGATGAGATGCCAATGGTGAATGATCCAAAGCTTGTAAGATTCAGCTTGTTAAGAGTTTTGGATTTGACTTCTCCTTTATACAACAAGGGAGTGTATTTGTCTTTCCAAAATCTTTCCAATCTAGTTCTTCTTGAATACCTAGCTTTTATGTCCAATCGGTCTTTGGGCTCCGAGGGTCTTGACAGTGTACTGTCTAAGAATCAAAAACTGCATACGCTTGTTGTTTGGCATAGCGCAGCTGGCTGGAGACCGAATTATTCCCTTTTGCCTTCCACAATTTGGGGGTTACCACAACTAAGGCATCTCGAGTTTAGAAATTGCTTTAGAGTAGAGCCTCCAAGCATAGTGAAAGAGAAGTTGCAAAGTTTGTATTGGCTGAGCATATTTCATTGCACAGAGGAAGTTATTTCTAAGATTCCCAACATAAAAACACTGGGGATCTTTTGTGAAGGGAGATTGATTCCTAACAATGGTGCTACCAGCTTGAGCTTGGAAAATCTATGTCATTTGAATCAACTTGAGGCTTTAACTATTGAAGCTGAGTATGCCATTCCTAAGTGTATATCTCTTCCGGGTATAAATGCATTCCCCTGTAACCTTAGGAAGCTGAAATTAAGCAAGACTTATTTGCCATGGAAGGATAATATAGCAACAATTGCCTTGTTGCCTAGACTAGAGGTGCTGAAACTAAAAATGGATGCTTTTTATGGACCTGAGTGGGAACCAACTGAAGGGGGATTCCAAAGATTAAAGTTTTTGTTGCTTGAAAATACAGATCTAAAGATTTGGAATGCTTTTGGCGATGAGTTTCCTATCCTTGAGCACTTGGTCTTGAAGCATTGTGAGAACTTGGAAGGGATCCCAACTGTTTTCTCCAATGTAACCACTCTCAAATCAATTGATTTAGAAAGGTGTAGACAAGCCCTTTCGAGTTGTGCCAAGAATATCCAACAAGAGCAGCTCGATTATGGGAATAATGAACTAATACTTCTTGACCGTAATCCTCAG ttttctctATTGATTAAAAGCAGATCACTCAAGCAACTTGCATCTTATGGAGATCTCTGGCATCTAAATGAGTGA
- the LOC116001968 gene encoding putative disease resistance RPP13-like protein 3, with amino-acid sequence MAAFGAVTILMDTLRQHFLQPTSLFPLRNKTKVTSLYRNLSSLRTSLEKDLGFRVGEYDEAMKGLEAELRDVSVELRFQIEQELRLFYLGKSMKLRLHSAQKLLPILNGATKGGIETMDFNCVMEILGKHFTLPVSGMPPHINKRVKSFCRQHRHFLYGKQERQYQPFLFGKQESEDDEQDSDDDDDDEQESKNEQQIDDDDDDDDEECRSVLSLLIWYFIWSVWRVSSQIKEKVKSCFRRVRKRERRRYMLLYEAESVIRQELRASYLNKFMKQRIQATQRIRQLFIQGIRLTSYIKKEMLKVKNAYHQSNNSQNNNNNPASLRGLELDNITVGDSKSTIKMVGCDDVFKTIMDNLSQQSSKQEIVSIVGMGGIGKTTLARKIYEDASFISYFDCRAWVTISQDYNPTQVFQCLLQSLAPAGASHKNGASNYELAEQVYRLLKHRRYLIVVDDIWSTNVWDDLMRCFQDDNNGSRILLTTRQKNVAEYADSGNNFCHTLRFLDSNESWDLFQSKVCNRSITLLSPEFEKIGREIVDKCKGLPLAIIVAAGLLSNSNQTFIHEWEHIAKCVPALSLDHSNQQGENIIDLSYTFLPHHLKLCFLSFGCFPEDHKIDKSRIVDFWVSEGFLKVLRCESLEDVARKNLQDLVDRNLVLIFPERFNIEFYQMHDVLRELALREAQKENLLCSKKGYDISLRWKRNQSINSSHISQPWSIQSRICSYNSITPTTNTSSLIHYLYRTSRRVGVHAHFKFLRALEVSSPVINVHNIFLEIVGLVHMRLLNIRCLLNIHCLPLFMLRSLQKLEVYGYSSCEPLDIWGLPQLKNIRISAGITGITLVPPRSVHHNLESIRSLDYRSCTKELFLRIPNLRILEVTTNHKIKCKAPNWFESLVYLYKVEALVIDAELGEFSTIYSMGMLSLEKFWPNLKELKLSNTNLKWKDIDVVGKLSKLEDLRLLTCAVKDQIWKPKDGGFRGLKFLMIHWSPLQYWEATSDHFPVLEKLDLGHTKLKEIPSDFAGITTLKSITLSYCLEYSLISSAERIQKEQQDSGNDTFVVDITRW; translated from the exons ATGGCGGCTTTTGGTGCTGTAACCATTTTAATGGACACACTCCGTCAACACTTCCTCCAACCCACATCCCTTTTCCCTCTTCGCAACAAAACAAAAGTCACTTCTCTTTACAGGAATCTTTCTTCTTTGCGAACCTCTCTTGAAAAAGATTTGGGTTTTAGGGTGGGCGAGTACGATGAAGCAATGAAAGGGTTAGAGGCAGAACTGAGAGATGTGTCGGTTGAACTAAGGTTCCAAATAGAACAGGAATTGAGATTGTTTTACCTGGGGAAATCCATGAAGCTTAGGCTTCACTCTGCTCAAAAGCTTCTTCCCATTTTGAATGGAGCAACTAAAGGCGGCATAGAAACTATGGATTTCAATTGTGTGATGGAGATCCTAGGGAAGCACTTCACGCTGCCGGTATCAGGCATGCCGCCTCATATAAACAAAAGGGTCAAATCTTTTTGCAGGCAGCATCGACATTTTCTCTATGGAAAACAAGAGAGGCAGTATCAACCCTTTCTCTTTGGAAAACAagagagtgaggatgatgagcaagatagtgatgatgatgatgatgatgaacaaGAGAGCAAGAATGAACAAcagattgatgatgatgatgatgacgacgacGAGGAATGCCGGTCCGTGTTGAGCTTGTTAATATGGTACTTCATATGGTCCGTATGGCGCGTGTCGTCTCAAATAAAGGAAAAGGTGAAATCTTGTTTCAGACGGGtaaggaaaagagagagaaggAGGTATATGTTGTTGTATGAAGCAGAAAGTGTAATCAGACAAGAATTGAGAGCCTCTTATCTCAATAAATTCATGAAACAACGGATTCAGGCTACACAAAGGATTCGTCAACTCTTCATCCAAGGAATTAGGCTCACATCTTACATCAAGAAAGAGATGTTGAAGGTTAAGAATGCGTACCACCAATCCAACAACTCacaaaataacaacaacaatccTGCTTCTCTTAGAGGGCTGGAACTCGATAACATTACGGTTGGTGATTCAAAGTCTACAATCAAAATGGTGGGCTGCGATGATGTGTTCAAAACCATAATGGACAACCTGAGCCAGCAATCCTCAAAACAAGAAATTGTGTCAATTGTGGGAATGGGTGGTATCGGTAAAACCACCTTAGCTAGAAAGATTTATGAAGATGCTTCATTCATTTCTTACTTTGATTGTCGAGCTTGGGTTACTATCTCACAGGACTATAATCCAACACAAGTGTTCCAATGCCTGCTTCAGTCTCTTGCCCCTGCAGGGGCCAGTCACAAAAATGGAGCTAGCAACTACGAATTGGCTGAGCAAGTATACAGGCTTCTAAAACATCGAAGGTATTTGATCGTAGTAGATGATATTTGGAGCACAAATGTCTGGGATGATTTAATGAGATGTTTTCAGGATGACAATAATGGAAGTCGAATATTGTTGACCACTCGGCAAAAAAATGTGGCCGAGTATGCTGATTCAGGTAATAATTTTTGCCATACCTTACGTTTTTTGGATTCAAATGAAAGTTGGGATCTTTTTCAGAGCAAGGTGTGTAATAGATCAATAACTCTACTGTCCcctgaatttgaaaaaattggtagagAGATAGTAGACAAGTGCAAAGGATTACCTCTTGCAATTATTGTGGCTGCTGGACTCCTCTCAAACTCCAACCAAACCTTTATTCATGAATGGGAGCATATTGCAAAATGTGTCCCTGCTTTGAGTTTAGATCATTCTAATCAGCAGGGTGAGAACATCATTGATTTGAGTTACACCTTCTTGCCTCATCATCTTAAACTTTGTTTTTTGTCATTTGGGTGTTTTCCAGAAGACCATAAGATTGATAAAAGTAGGATTGTTGATTTTTGGGTTTCAGAGGGATTTTTAAAGGTTTTAAGGTGTGAGAGCTTGGAAGATGTGGCAAGGAAAAATTTACAAGATCTTGTGGATAGAAATCTTGTTCTAATTTTTCCAGAGAGATTTAATATAGAATTCTATCAAATGCATGATGTCTTGCGTGAATTGGCTTTGAGAGAAGCCCAAAAAGAAAATCTTTTATGTTCCAAGAAGGGTTATGATATAAGTTTGAGGTGGAAGAGAAATCAATCAATAAACTCTTCCCATATATCTCAACCATGGAGTATCCAATCAAGAATTTGCAGTTACAACAGTATAACTCCTACTACCAACACTTCTTCACTGATTCATTATTTGTACAGGACTTCAAGGCGGGTGGGGGTGCATGCACATTTTAAGTTTTTAAGGGCATTGGAAGTAAGCAGTCCGGTGATAAATGTCCATAATATTTTTCTGGAGATTGTGGGTCTAGTGCATATGAGATTGTTAAATATTCGTTGTCTGTTGAATATCCATTGTCTGCCTTTGTTCATGTTGCGGAGTCTACAGAAACTAGAAGTTTATGGCTATTCATCATGTGAACCCCTTGATATTTGGGGATTACCTCAACTGAAGAATATCAGAATTTCTGCCGGCATTACAGGCATTACACTAGTTCCTCCAAGATCGGTTCATCATAATTTGGAGAGCATTAGAAGTTTGGATTATAGGAGTTGTACAAAGGAGTTGTTCCTGAGGATCCCAAATCTAAGGATATTGGAAGTTACTActaatcataaaattaaatgcAAAGCTCCGAATTGGTTTGAAAGTCTTGTCTATTTATATAAAGTGGAAGCACTAGTGATTGATGCCGAACTTGGGGAGTTCAGTACTATTTATTCTATGGGGATGCTAAGCCTAGAGAAGTTTTGGCCAAATCTTAAGGAGTTAAAATTGTCTAATACAAATTTAAAGTGGAAGGATATAGATGTTGTTGGTAAGTTGTCTAAGCTTGAGGACCTCAGATTGCTTACTTGTGCTGTTAAGGATCAAATATGGAAACCCAAAGATGGAGGATTTCGAGGATTAAAGTTCTTGATGATACATTGGAGTCCTCTACAATATTGGGAAGCCACTAGTGATCATTTTCCAGTCCTTGAAAAGCTAGACCTTGGACACacaaaattgaaagaaattCCTAGTGATTTTGCAGGAATAACTACTCTCAAATCAATCACGTTAAGTTATTGTTTAGAGTACTCACTTATATCATCTGCTGAGCGTATTCAAAAAGAGCAACAAGATTCTGGAAACGACACATTTGTTGTTGATATTACCCG ATGGTAG